The genomic window CCAGACAAGTACGCGCATGGCTGGGGAAATAAGGCTTCTAAAATTATGACACAAGGGAGGGGGCGCGGGCTGCATGGAGAACAAGACTCCAATTGTGAGTGATACAAAGGGAAATTATGGGGATCGTCGGCCGAGTTATATACAGCTTCTTTTCATGCCTGCCAGAACGCCACCATTACACCAGTGCCAGGGTAGATCTCATCgatcacctacctacccgcTGTATTAAAATTCTTTTGTCGTCAGCCTCCCCCTAGCACTAGCTAGTAAGGTCATATAGTTGGATGGAAAATTATTGGTCTGGTTTCGAACGGGGCTAGAAGAGGGACGGCTTCCGCCAGCCCCCAGCCACAATCTTGCTGAAGAAGGATCGAGCGTACGAGCCAGTTGCCAGGCAGCGCGCTGCTAAAAGAATAACTAACACCCCTGTCTGGCAGCATGCGGCCAGCCGCAGTTCCCGCTACAAGTGTCGATGCTTGTGTGCAACGTTGATTTGCAACATGTGCGAGCACCTCGCTGTCGTTTGACGATGGATGATGTTTTTTGTTATAGTCAGCTGCGGCTGACGTGTCACCTTTTGGGCTGCCACGTTTGGTTACACCAGTGAATCcggttgtatttttttttttttttagaatCTCGCCGGATATCTCCTTTGCAGATTGAGTTGCTAGCCTTGCAGTCTTGCCCTTGCCAGACTTTTCGAATCCAAAGCGAATTCAACATGGCGGAGAAAACTCAACATGAACCGAAAACTTGGAAAGGAAAAGCAACAAGTCTGGAATTTCTTCAAGCCACAAATGTggccacaaaaaaaagaaagcaaagaaaaacaaagcaAGAAAAGTGTGTGCGTCATTCAGCTTCGCTCCTGCACCTGAACCCACAGATTCTCAATGTGCATCAGGCCGTTGTAGTTGTGCAAATCCCATGCCTTTTCGGGATTTTCGACGGTCCAGTCGAAATTTCGAACCAGCTGTCCGTGCGTGTGAATATCAGCATTGACGAGTGCTTGCACGATTCCACAAACAAGAGAAGAAACAGTTGAACATACCTCAAAGATGACCTTGCCAAGCTCAAACATCGCCACCGACTTGCCCAAGCATTGCCACTTGCCATGCCCAAATATCAAGTCGTTCGTCTTTGTCATCAGCGGCAGGTTCGCCCCCTTGTCCAACCACCTTTCAGGCCGGAATGATGCCGCATCCTGCCCGTAGATGCCCTTGTCGTGGTGCATCGCGTTGCCCGAGTACCCAACATCTGTGCCCCCCGGGATGAACACCTGCTCGCCGTCCACCTCCCACGTCTCGCCGCCGGCCGGAATGTCCCTGGGGAAGAAGCACACCACCGGCAGCTTGACGCGCATGCCCTCGCGGATCACCGCCTGCAGGTACGGCAGCGcatcggcctgcgccttggcgACGACCTCGGGGCTCTGCGGCGCCCCGCCCCGGCGGACCGCGTCGTCGACCTCTTCCCTCAGCCTCGCAAACACGCGCGGGCtcgtcagcagcagcagcatgatGCCGCGGATGGCGGCGGCCGTGGTGTCGCTGCCGGCAATGACCTGCTCCAGCGTCTCGGCGCGCAGGGCCTCGCCGCGCAGCCCGTGTCGCATGAAGCTGGCCAGCATGTCGCTGCGCTTGTCCAGGTCGCCGGCGCGCACGCGGCGGTCCACCGCCTCGTACACGGTGCCGATCATCTTGCCGAAGCCGTAGCTGTCCTTGGCGCTCGGGCCCAGCTTGCAGACGATGGGCAGGTCGACGAACCGCCGCACCGCCCAGCCCAGCGCGATGATGGCGTTGTTGATGCGCAggcccgacgacgccgacgccatGTACCCGTTCAGGTCACTGTCGGCCGCCAGCAGGCCAAATGCCGTGCCGAAGCCCACGCTGCTGATGACGTCGAGCGTGAACATGGGGATCTTTTGCGCCAGGTCCATGGGCTTGGAGGGCTCGCCTGGCCTGGTGCAGTAGCTGCGGATCAGGGAGAGCAGGGCCGAGACGTTGGCGTCGATGTCGGCTTCGAGCTTGGCGTTTTCCTTGCCCGAgtactgtttttttttttttttgttttgtcttgCTGTCAGCTGGAGGGGGTTTACGACGTTACGTGCGAGTGTCGCGGTAATCTTACGCCCGACGCCACCTGCTTGCGTCGTCTCTCGTGCTCTTGGTCGTTGGTCATGGTGAACACATTATCCATACCGGGTTCGAGACGGCAGCCTCTGTAGAACCACTCTGTGCGTGTATAAGGCGAACGCACGGCGTTGAGGCGGGCCCATAGCTCCGGCGACGAGGTGATGAGGGAATTGGGGCCGACTCGGGTGAGAATCCCTGTTTGGCCTGCACGTCAGCTCGATGGTGATTTTTCATTTTGAGGCCACAGTCACTCGAGGTTTTTGGGTTCAAAAGGAACCAAAAATGCTTGCCATGCTTGTTGCTCGCCGCATGATACCACTTGTGGCATTCTCCGCTCAAAAATGCCAGGCTGTGCGGGATGTTGCTGACGCCAGTCCATCGCGGGCCGGGGATGTGCGACAATCGTCGGTAGCTGACAATGGTCCAGACCGCGTAGGATGCAATGGCAATCCCCACGATCGCCTGCAcaccaagggattttaggcCTTGATACAATGTCTCCATTTTGTTACTTGTAGGGGTGGCACTGGAATCTGTATGCAAACTGACTCTTTGTGACGGCTTCGGGATGACCCAGCTTCACTTGTGGAAAATCCCGTTCGCATGCGCGACACCAGCAGTCGAAAAACCGTTGAGAAACCACCTTTATATCCTTCAATCCAGGCTGCATATCGCCCGAAAGCTGCATGCAGGTCGTCGTGCATCCATGGTCCGGTCCAAAGGCCTAATTGGACCTCCTCAATTCGGTTGATTTCTCGGCGCTTACCTATCTCCTTCTGGCCCGTTCTTTTGCTCCTCGCCGGCTTGTCCAGTCTTTCCTATTGGAAGAACGGCACCGATCAGGGCATGCAATAAGATCTCCCACTGCGGGGTCGAGGCATGGCAATGTTAGATACTACCACATTTTTCGCTTGGACTTTCGTCAGGATTCCGAGTCAGATAAAGGATGAAGGCTGGAATCGGCCATTTTTAAGCTCCGTGCCGGCCCATGACGCCGCTTCAGGGTCAGCTCGACCTGCCGAACTCTTGATCTGATGAGGGGCGGCGTCGATCGAATTTTAAATCTGTAGGCGTTTGATCTCAGAAATTTGCATGCCGCATGACGGGACGACTAAAAAAGATTACAAGTCTTGGTCTTATTCATTGTGTGTGATGTCATCATGTACAGGTCCAGGAGTTGATCCTGTCAGGTAGCCAGCCGCTAATCGACTCGAGCTTCTCCTTGCGATACCTCGACGTCTCGGGGTATCCAAAGCCCAGCCAAAACCTGTCATCCAGCTTGCATTCGTACTGATAATAATACCACTGTACGCAGCTCTTCCACTCGGTGCAGGCCGCCTCGCACAGCTTATCCGACTTCCACGACTCCTTCCAGGATGAGCTGTCGCGTACGTCCTTGGGTATCTCTGCCGTCACGACCGACTGCGGGGTTAGGTGATGGCGCCTGGACATGTTGTCCCACCACGACTTGCGTTTGGTGAGCGTGGGGGCGATGGCGTGCTTGTAAAAGTCGCCATAGGTGAGTGTTTTcttttagtttttttttggccattGTCAGCTCCCGCCTCGCACGCATCTCCAGGATATACACGCAGCACAACATCAAAGCACAACATCAGCGCACACATACCTCAAAATTCCACGACTTTTCGAGCTCGTAGTACATGGCAATGTCGCGACTGTGGACGTGATGCCACGAGAGCACAGGCTTGCACCAGTTCTCCGCCGAAAACTCATTCTTCCAGTGCGGGAGCCCATTGAACCCCCAGGCGCCCCCTTCCTTCCTGTCGTTGGTCACCTCGTCGCCCAGCTGCACGCCGTAGTCGTTGAGGACCTTGCCGAGCGCGTAGTCGCCAAACGAGGACTCGGTCACAAACGTCGCGTACTTGCTCACCAGGTCCCCGCCCTTGCCGAACGACTGCTCCCAGGCGCCGCGCGAGAGCGCAAACCCGGACCCGCCGTGCGCGAAGGTGACGCCCAGCATCTCGCCCAGACCGCCCAGGTAGTGCGGGCGCGTGTGGTCGTAGCGCGACAGGTAGCGCAGCACGTTGGGGAGGAAGAGGTAGGTGTCGTCCTCGGTGTAGATGTACCACTTGGCCTGGGCAAAGTCCCGGCCGGCGCGCTGCATCAGCGGCAGGAACTTGTACTTGTCGAGCCGCCAGCCGCCCGACGGGCCCTCGGTCGTGCTCACGTCTCCCGGCAGGCCCGTCTGCTCCAGGTAGTGGTTCGCCGCGTGCCAGTCGCGGATCTCGCGGTACGTCTCAAACGCCGGGGACTTTTCGCGCAGCGCGGTGGGGAACGACGCCAGCACGTCGATCACCGCGTGCCGGCCGATCTGCCCGTCGACGTCGGCGTAGATGACCGAGTTGTTGGCCCTGATGCGCTCCGGCGCAAACGTCGTCGACAGGTGGATCGGCAGCCGCCTCCACAGCACGGTCCCGCCGGTCTTGAGGATGAGCAGCACGTCGTCGCTGGTGAGAtttgcggtggtggtggtggtggtggttccCGAGTCAGATCCGGGCGTTTGGCCTTGTGGCCACGTCGGATCTGTCGGATGCTGCTTCGAGGGCGCCGGCTTGGCGGCAGACGACGCCTGCTTGGCCTTTAACACCTGCGCAGCATTGAGATCCAAAAGCTGCCACAACAGGCAAAATGTGAGGAGGCAAATTATGGGCGGTACTATCCGGTTGTTCCGGCGGATGTTTATCGCCATCTTGGACCGAGTACTTGCTGCTAATCAACAGTCAATCCAGCTCCCGTGACTACCTCGGGTCTATTGAGAATTTTTCGAGCTGGACAGGAATTTAAAAATCCATACTATAGTAGTTAGCCATTACGTTTCCTGTTGTTTTCTGCCTTGGCCAAGTCACACATTAGTTTCTATCTAGTCCTTTTCTGGAAGTCTTGTCGCAAATAAATGGCCCCAGTTCTTTGTTTCAATCTTACGTTAGAAGTGGGCTCCTTGCGAAAAATTGGCCAGGTTCGAAAGCGAACGCGACGTCAGGTCCCCGAAGATTCCATCGCCGGTACTGTACGAAAAATACGGCCCGCCGATTCTGAGTTCAAGGGTCCCCTATCACGCAAAACCTCGTGTGACATGGTTGTGGTCAATCTGCCGACAGTGGGATCGGTGGCATCACTGCCAGGCCCCCTTTTCCTAGGTCCATCGTGACGTGCCAAATCGGGCATGGTCGATTCATCCACTCGCACGCATAAACTTAAGAGCCGTGTTGGGAATGCCGGCTTGGTATACCGACTACCACGTAGTAACATGTGGGACGATGGACTTGAGAGGCTTGGACAAGTGGGATTAGTGCTCTCATGCACCGTAGACGTTGGCTAgtcatgcaaaaaaaaacacagtaGCAGTGCAATCaaaggagggaaaaaaatcTGCGGGTCAGCCCATTCATTCCCTCTCCCTCTTTCTACCTCACCGCTCCCCCCTATCGATAATTAATGACTTGTCTCCACATGAAAAACGAACACAGCAATCCCGTCACTGCCATACCCAACAGCCTCTGCTCGGGCAGCAACTCCAGACGGGTCAGGCCCCATTTCGCCAGAAGGGCGCCCACGGTGCCTATCCACACCACCAGGAACCCAGACTTGTACCAGCGCTCGCTCAGCCCGTCcctcttggccagctcgccgCTCGAACGCATCGACGTGCCCCACGTGTCGGCCGTCAGGGTCGCCAGGCCCCAGGCATGCACGGCCGGCTGCGGTATGTTGTAGAAGATCATGCCGGGCACGATCCAGACCACGGCCGACAGGAGGGACTGCGACTCGTCGGGGCTGCGGATCACGCCGTACAGCGCCTTGCCGCTGATGTGGAGGCAGAAATCGAGCATGTTGAAGGCGAGCAGCTGTCGGTCCAGGAAGAGGTAGGCGAATGTTTGCGTGAAGATTGTGAGGAGGTTGAGCTCCCTGCGCAGCGCCGAAAGGAAGAGGAATGGATGGGACATGGCGTAGACCTTGATGGGGAGCAGGGTTTCAATGTGTTGGGCTCTCGCCCATCGAACCTGTACAGAATCAAACAAGTTGAGAAATGTCAGTTTACCCGATCCAAAAAGTGCATGCATCAtgacaagagaaaaaaaaacgtaccTGTTGCTGTATCCAGCGCTCTAGAGTCGTCGGATTCTCCGTCTCGGTCATGATATCTCCAGCATAAATCACGCGCCAACCTTGACTCAGCAGCAGTGTGGTTAAGTGTCTGTCTTCGTTGACAATCTGTAGCCGTCCCCCACGTTCGTATCAGCACTCTCCGCCGCCAAACACTACAATTCAAAAAAATGTGAGACGACTCACCATTCGTTTGCCAAACACCTTTTGGTTGTACCACGACACCAAGATGGGGCGAATGGCAGATATCCGAAACGCCGAGCTGGGCCCGCTCTGGCAGTCGTTCACTCCCACCGAGGCCGGCAGCGCGTGTGTGAGGTATTGATCGCACCAGTAGACGGACGCCGAGAGCTTGGTCACCAACGTCTCGTCGGCGTTGTGGATGGCCATGCCCGAGCTGGCACCGCCGGCACCCGGGTCGCTGGCCATGGTGCAGATGGTGCCCTGGACGGAGTCGTGCTTGACAAACGAGTCCGAGTCCGAGGTCCACAGGAAACGGAGGCCTTTCATCTCGGCGATCACCATGGAGAACACCAGGCTCGTAAACATGATGCCCTTTTTGTGCAGGTGGCGCTGGTGAACCAGGAGGTGCTTGATGCTGCCATCTTGTTGCATGATCTTTTGCACGTGCTGTCGCGCAATGTCCATGCATCTGCTCATGGCAATGTCGTGAACGTCCTCTTGGTCGATCTTGACCTGCCCCCATTTTTTAAGCTCGGCGTACTTTTCCTCCAAAACTTTGCTGCTGACCTCCCCCAGCGGCTCGTCTATGTGCAAGACGTAGGAATGAGTAGGGTTCATCTAAAGATATGACAAGTGTCAGCATCAAAGTTTACAAAAAGGACAGGGATTGCCGGCTGCAGCTTCCTCTCGCATACCTCTCGAAAAATATCAATCATCTCCTCGTCTTCGGCATCGTCGCCATCGATCCCGACAACCATAAAAGCCCAGCCGTCTGCATTCCTGTAGCTCTCCAGGCACCTCCGCCACAGCGTCGGATCCTCGCGCCACCCCACAATCATGGCCACGGCGTCGCAGCTGAGGTGCGCGGCCGGCGGGGGGCCGAGCCCAATCTTGGACTCTTGCTGTGCGACATCTAGATACTGCTCCCTGGCGGCATCTTCGGCCTTGGCGAGCGCTATCCTGCGGCCCTCGTTGGTGAAGCGGCAGTACTCGGCAAAAAAGACGCTGATCAGCAGGTCGACCAGCGCCGGGTACTGAGTGTAGACGCCCGCGGCTCGGTGCAGCAGGAACACGCAGATGCAGCCGAGTATGTTGAGCGCCTGTCTTGTTTTTGTCACCCGTGGGGGTTCCGTCCATACGTCCATCTGGCTTATGTGTGTGCGTGCATGTGAGCCACAACGGATGAACGAGTGAATAAAGCGTAAACTTGTTGACAGTCGCACGAAAGTGATCAGCGCAAATTAAAAATCATCTCcagaacgaaaaaaaaaaaagaacaagccCAACAGGACGCAAGGGAGACTGTTGGTCAATTGCTGGCAGTGCAAGATATATCGTACTACCCCACCTGCATCCATAGCAGGGGAGACAAAAATACTATGATCGTTGCAGTGCTAGGACACAGTAGCAACGAACTCGGAATGAGCCAGAAGACGATTCGGTATTGCCAGCCCACCTCCACCAAGGGTCCAGACTGCCCCGTAATATTCGTCAGCCCACTAGACGAAACGATATTGGTTGGTACCCGCCAAGCCGACTGGAGCCCCTTTTCTTGTTCCTCTTTTTCCCCTCTGCTCAAATTTCCAACAAAGATTTCCCGAGTGGGCATCGTGCTCATGTCCCTGTGACACATTGACAGGTTCAAGAAACCCTGCCGCAATAAAGATCTGCCGTGGATACCCTGGCATTTCTTGATGTGGTCTACCTGCGAACCCTTGAATCGGCGCAAACCCCGAGCCCAATACTGGGAAGGGCTGCAATGCATGCAGTGCAGAAAATCGGATAATTTTGTGCATGGTCCCAACTTCATTCAGTGCATACtattctagtctagactagctcTGGTATGTATGTACATAGTACCTATCAAGTGGGGAACAAAATACTATGAATCGACACACCAAAATTGGCCATACCACGACAACGCAGGAATTTTTACCTCACTCCCTCTTTTCCACCACGCATTTTCCTCAATTTGAGAGGAAATTTGAATATGAGACTGTAACCTATGTCCGAAAAACCTTTTCACTCCCATACATGTTTACAACATTTTTGCTCTTAATATTACGGTGGCTATTTGTTTGGACGCTTTGGTGTCTCGATTTTCTGTCCCCACTTGCTATGTACACAACAAAATGACATTTTCTATTCTATTTCAATAAGTCTCATCACGGGCGTCGATCAGTCCCTGTTCTATCCCCTTCTTGACAATCTCCCAAGTCGCTACCGCGTAATTGCTATCTCTGGCCAGCACGTACGGCACATTGACCCCATTGTAGCCCGGCGGCGGATCGACCGAGTTGAAGATCTTGTGCAGAAACACCGCGTCGCTAAAGTCGTACACCCACTTGGGGGTTGCCCCGGTCGCGCTCGCCGCCATCTTGTCCTCCCACAGCGCATCCGCCGTGACGTCCCCCGACTCTTTTCGACCCCCCGCCTCCGGCGCGGGCACGGCCTCCCCTGGGTGCCGGGCCAGGAGCTGATTCACGCTCTCCTGCTCCCACGAAAACGGCGAAAAGGCCTTGAAGTCCATGATCAGGACCTCCCCCGGGGCAGCGGCCAGCGCGTTGGCCACGCGGGTCAGCAGGTCGACGCTGTGGGTGATCCAGCCGCCGTCAAAGACGCGCAGGCTCTCGCGGTGCAGGATGCGCACGACGGCCGAGTCCGCGGCCGCGAGGATGATGCCGTTGTTGACAAAGGCGTCAAACTGCCGGCCCACGACGGCGCGGAACCCCGCCCCCCGCAGGCTCGCCAGCGGCCGCAGCGTCACGACGTCCCAGTCCAGgtagacgccgccgccgaggcgcCGCAGCTGCTCCAGCCGCACAAAGTCGGACCTGTGCTCGACGGCCTCGATCTCGCGGCCGTTGGCGCGCGTGGGCGCCGTCACGCGGTTGAGCCGCACCACGGTGGGGAGCGAGGTCAGGACCCTCTTGGTCCACGACGAGCCGTGGGCCGAGGCGTTTGCGACTTCCTCTTCCGAGAAGTCGTGGTGGATGTAGATGGCGGTGGGGCGCACGTGGATGTGGGCGGCATAGAGGGCCAGGAAGGCTTCGAACGTGAAGTGGAGCGGGGATCCCTGGTCCTTTTTCAGCTGCACAAAGTGCACAATCGGGGGTATGGCTGCCTCGACTcggtggctgctgctgtccaCCCAGGTGGCTCCTGTCGCTTGTGGCTGCAACGCGTTTAATGGCTCCGTCGGGAAGTTGGGGCGAAAGTAAACCAGACATGAGCCCAAGACTATGAGACCAAAAACTGCCAAGTAGAAGAGACGTCCCAAAAGTGTTCGACTATTGGTGTAAATCATGACGAGGTTGCATTTGTGCTCTTGGCTTGAGTGAGGGGTTGTGTTGACGTCGACTCTGCTCCCCCCGATTCGAGTGCAGCCTAGAAGAACAACGAAACAATCAAAAAATTAAATTGATACAGTGGGTAAATGACTACAGCCTTCGGGTCTTTATCATTCCACACGCAGTGCGAGGTTCACGCACTTTTCAATCAGGCCTGGGCAATCCACTGTATTAACATGGAACCGCCAGACCGAGTGCTGTGTTCAAATCTACGGGGCTCCCCACTCAAGTCGTGCGACTCATGCATTGTGGCTCTGCTCAGCGGGTCAGATTTAGTACTAGCAAAGACCAGGCTGGCCTGGACATTCGAGACCTTCCTCCAGCCTTTGTGTATCGATCCATCCGTACACTGGAACCGATTATCTCGGAGTTCCATTCCGTAGACTGTCGCAGACTATCTCAGCGTTTACTATCAGGCTCGCGTGTAAATCAACAGCTTGCGCTAGcactagtagtagtagtagtagtagtagtagtagtattatttaacgccgggctcggcccggctcattagccggccgttagcaacctcccgaggggtatctcggcgcgctttctattttctctatttacacagcggaaaacaagggcatagaagcgaatcgagcctgaccgggttcgtgcccggccctgcttacaggtttgttcactgacgcgaccccggggggaatggcgcagtggttaagcgccatggctgttacttgagtaacgtaggttcgaatcctgctccctccacctcctccccgcttacccgtggcaaggataacccggctggctatcgacaacaaccacccgcctgtgccgtcgagcccacacttgttgggaacttcgtctccatggctacaaacgaccgacagctccgctgtNNNNNNNNNNNNNNNNNNNNNNNNNNNNNNNNNNNNNNNNNNNNNNNNNNNNNNNNNNNNNNNNNNNNNNNNNNNNNNNNNNNNNNNNNNNNNNNNNNNNttaaataatactactactactactactactactactactgacgcgaccccgtgccttcaggcgcacggagggttcgtctgacggcagttgacggctcttcatcgagaggggcctgtgtccaaacagcggagctgtcggtcgtttgtagccatggagacgaagttcccaacaagtgtgggctcgacggcacaggcgggtggttgttgtcgatagccagccgggttatccttgccacgggtaagcggggaggaggtggagggagcaggattcgaacctacgttactcaagtaacagccatggcgcttaaccactgcgccattcccccccgcTAGCACTAGTAACTAAGCGAATAGGTTAGCACTAGAGGTTTCAGAGACTGAATAAAAGCACGCAGCTTGGTACCTACCAAGCGTTCGTTTTCTCCTTGGTCGGTAGGGCCAATGTCGGTAGAAGTTGAGCTAAGCCGATTTTCGTGATTATGTTGTACATCATTGAAAGGATTTGCGGGAGGTCCCGCTTCATGGCCAGAAAACGCCAACTGCTTGGTCTCGTTGTCGTGTCGGTCTTGTTTTTGTTCGCTTTCAAAACGCTAAATAGTGGAGCGATCGAATCCAAAGAGTCATGGCTTACCACGCTGATCCCCCCGACCAAAAACCATAACCCGTCGGCCGAGCTTGATCGGCAAACCCTAGCTCCGCCATCCACGATCCCGCTCCCGGCCGAGTATCGTGCCGCCAGCTTATTGAACCTCTCGGAGCCGCTGTCCAGTTTTTGCAGAGACAGGTTCGGCCTGGACTTCTTGGAGAACTTCAGTCGCTGCAGAGCTGGATACTGCACAGAGGATTCGGTAACAGACCTCACGTGCTTTCACACCCCTGAGCCGGGTGTTCCGGGATCCAAGGACTCGTTTTGCATAGCACGAAATGGACTGGCGTTTGACACCAAGCGGCGAAAGTTTTCGATCAAATGCCAAGCCCAAGACCCTGCACCGCAAGAGGCCGGCACATGCGCGGTTCCGTACCGGAATATCCGCTCGTATGGCTATCTTACTGGACCAAAGTATATCCTCAACGAGTGGGTTGATTTCTACGAGACGACAGATCCCGCCGGGAGCGGGGGCAGCCAACCCAAGAGCGACAGTTATGTGGTTCTACTCAAGCGGGAGGTCGAGAGCAACATCTGGCACGCCATCAACGAAGTCATGGCCATGATGACCACGTTCGACGTGCTGGAGATTGCCCCCGAGACGACAGGTGGCGACACAGGCCTCTTCAGCCCCGACGCCATACCCAACACGGAAATCATCGTCCTCGACGACCTTCCCGACGGGAGCTTCTTCGAGCTCTTCCAGATGTTTACAGGCTCCAAACCCAAACGACTCAACGAGTGGATCGCCAGCAGACGCGTCGACGAGACGACCAACACCATCCACCCCCTCGGCAACGTCATCATCCCCTTTGCCGGGTCCGCCAACCCGCTCTGGAGCGACTGGAACCCGATCGACTGCGCCGACAACACCATGCTGCGCGTCTTTGTCCAGCGCGTCTTTGACTTTTACAAGCTGCCGCGGCGGCGCGAGCGCGCCCCCGGCTCGCGCGTGCTGGTCAGCGTCGTCGTGCGCAGGGGCTCGCGCCACCTCCTGGGCCTGGACACGCACCTCTTtgcggcggccaaggcgcgaTTCGGCGGCGCGGCCGACCTGCGCATGGTGGACTTT from Pyricularia oryzae 70-15 chromosome 4, whole genome shotgun sequence includes these protein-coding regions:
- a CDS encoding pisatin demethylase, giving the protein METLYQGLKSLGVQAIVGIAIASYAVWTIVSYRRLSHIPGPRWTGVSNIPHSLAFLSGECHKWYHAASNKHGKHFWFLLNPKTSIGPNSLITSSPELWARLNAVRSPYTRTEWFYRGCRLEPGMDNVFTMTNDQEHERRRKQVASGYSGKENAKLEADIDANVSALLSLIRSYCTRPGEPSKPMDLAQKIPMFTLDVISSVGFGTAFGLLAADSDLNGYMASASSGLRINNAIIALGWAVRRFVDLPIVCKLGPSAKDSYGFGKMIGTVYEAVDRRVRAGDLDKRSDMLASFMRHGLRGEALRAETLEQVIAGSDTTAAAIRGIMLLLLTSPRVFARLREEVDDAVRRGGAPQSPEVVAKAQADALPYLQAVIREGMRVKLPVVCFFPRDIPAGGETWEVDGEQVFIPGGTDVGYSGNAMHHDKGIYGQDAASFRPERWLDKGANLPLMTKTNDLIFGHGKWQCLGKSVAMFELGKVIFELVRNFDWTVENPEKAWDLHNYNGLMHIENLWVQVQERS